From the genome of Saccharicrinis carchari, one region includes:
- a CDS encoding MFS transporter, giving the protein MTRKNFDIEPRKINPGLWIPSVYFAMGLPFIAIAQASALMYESMGVSDSQIAFWTSLIMIPYTLKFLWSPVLEMFKTKKHFVVATQIVTGMTFALVALSLPLENYFRYSIALLGLIAISGATHDIATDGVYLSVLSPKLQARFIGWQGAAYNVAKLVSGGGFVYLAGELEETMGITTAWMVVMGIYGAVMFLLGLYHIKMLPGGGQATEVQSLKEGFETLWDVLRTFFQKKYILWYIMFIILYRFAEGFAIKMVPLFFKAAVADGGLGMTTKQIGLVYGAFGSVAFVIGSLLGGYYIASRGLKNVLFKLALVFNVPYAVYIYLSYYQPDSLFLITTAVVVEYLSYGFGFVGLMLFMMQQIAPGKYKMAHYAFATGIMNLGVMIPSMGSGYLSDLLGYNIFFIWVMIATIPSLLVAYFVPFTYPDADKEDQ; this is encoded by the coding sequence ATGACAAGAAAGAATTTTGACATTGAACCGCGAAAAATAAATCCTGGCCTCTGGATCCCGAGTGTTTATTTTGCGATGGGTCTGCCCTTTATTGCGATCGCACAGGCATCGGCCCTGATGTATGAAAGCATGGGGGTCAGCGATAGTCAAATTGCCTTTTGGACATCGCTCATCATGATCCCTTACACTTTAAAGTTCTTGTGGAGCCCGGTGTTGGAGATGTTCAAAACGAAAAAGCACTTTGTGGTGGCCACCCAAATAGTTACGGGGATGACCTTTGCCCTGGTGGCCCTGTCGCTGCCTTTGGAAAATTATTTTAGATATTCCATCGCCTTGTTGGGCCTTATTGCTATAAGCGGTGCAACCCACGATATTGCCACCGACGGCGTTTACCTGAGTGTGTTGTCGCCGAAGCTGCAGGCCAGGTTCATCGGTTGGCAGGGCGCGGCCTATAATGTGGCCAAACTGGTGTCGGGCGGTGGTTTTGTTTATCTGGCCGGCGAACTGGAAGAAACCATGGGCATAACGACGGCCTGGATGGTGGTGATGGGAATCTATGGCGCAGTAATGTTTTTGTTGGGCTTGTACCATATTAAAATGCTGCCCGGGGGTGGACAGGCTACCGAAGTACAATCCTTGAAAGAGGGTTTCGAGACACTATGGGATGTGCTAAGGACCTTCTTCCAAAAAAAGTATATCCTTTGGTATATCATGTTCATCATCCTGTACCGCTTTGCCGAGGGCTTTGCCATAAAAATGGTCCCGCTGTTTTTTAAGGCAGCCGTGGCCGATGGTGGCCTGGGGATGACCACTAAGCAAATTGGATTGGTTTATGGTGCTTTTGGTTCTGTGGCCTTTGTGATCGGTTCCTTGCTGGGCGGTTATTATATCGCATCGCGCGGACTCAAAAATGTGCTGTTCAAACTGGCTTTGGTTTTTAACGTCCCCTATGCCGTTTACATATATCTGTCGTACTATCAGCCCGACAGTCTTTTTCTGATCACCACGGCCGTGGTTGTGGAGTACTTGAGCTATGGCTTTGGCTTTGTAGGGCTTATGTTGTTTATGATGCAGCAAATAGCACCGGGTAAATACAAAATGGCCCACTACGCCTTTGCTACGGGAATCATGAACCTGGGCGTGATGATACCATCGATGGGAAGTGGCTACCTCAGTGATTTATTGGGGTATAATATATTTTTTATTTGGGTAATGATAGCCACCATACCTTCTCTGTTGGTAGCCTATTTTGTGCCTTTCACTTATCCCGATGCCGACAAAGAGGATCAATAA
- a CDS encoding DUF4838 domain-containing protein, which produces MKKNILFVVLLLLGISTQVISQALLVKNNKANSRILLTVDDNDSKTAAHILQTFVEKMSGAKLPILTSFAEIKKNDVVIDNTQKNLPSLLGKSIKEDGFYLSSKDNTVQVVGGEGRGVIYAVVTLLENYFGIDYFGEHEYTFEKQPTLEVPLIHKIDNPAFRYRQTQSYAMRNDSLYKLWHRIEVPSEVFAESYWVHTFDKLLPSDQYGEEHPEYYSYFKGKRHPGKASQWCLTNPEVFEIVAQRIDAIFKANPDKNIISVSQNDGNYTNCTCDDCSAIDEHEEAFSGSLITFLNKLAVRFPDKEFSTLAYLYTMNPPKHIKPLPNVNIMLCDIDCMREVSLTENESGREFMKAMEGWSEISNNIFVWDYGINFDNFVAPFPNFHILQDNIRLFKKHNAQMHFSQIGGSLGGDFPELRAYLVSKLMWNPEVDVDSLMIHFLDGYYGEAGHNIYQYIKVMEGALIASGVPLWIYDSPVTHKNGMLKPELMRRYKKLWDNAEKAVANKETFLKRVQRSRLPLLYSELEIARTENEKKLDDINEKLDYFEKKVKEFKVPTLNERNNSPVEYCELYRDRYMPREEKSLALGAKVTYEIEPTGKYKTVGEKALTDGLFGGSTFVESWVGWEGIDGAFVVDLGENKNFHSVETDFLHQLGQWILFPLQVVYSYSQDGENYTHWETHDLPEDRSVSVKFKGVKSESPEAIHARYIKVEVVGTKVCPTWHYGVGHPSWFFIDEVTVL; this is translated from the coding sequence ATGAAGAAAAACATCTTATTTGTCGTTTTATTATTACTCGGAATATCTACACAGGTGATAAGCCAGGCCTTGTTGGTTAAAAACAACAAAGCCAACTCGCGCATCCTGCTCACTGTGGATGATAATGATTCAAAAACAGCAGCACACATCCTTCAAACCTTCGTAGAAAAGATGAGCGGGGCCAAGCTACCGATTCTGACCTCTTTTGCTGAGATCAAAAAAAATGATGTAGTGATTGATAACACGCAGAAGAACCTTCCGTCCTTACTTGGTAAATCAATTAAAGAAGATGGTTTTTATCTTTCATCAAAGGACAATACAGTACAGGTTGTTGGCGGCGAAGGCAGGGGGGTAATCTATGCTGTGGTTACCTTATTGGAAAATTATTTTGGTATTGATTATTTTGGTGAACATGAATACACATTTGAAAAGCAGCCTACACTCGAGGTTCCTCTTATTCATAAAATTGACAATCCTGCCTTTCGCTACCGTCAAACCCAAAGTTATGCCATGCGCAACGATTCGTTGTACAAACTGTGGCATCGCATAGAAGTGCCCAGTGAGGTTTTTGCCGAAAGTTACTGGGTACACACCTTCGACAAACTGCTGCCCTCTGACCAATATGGCGAGGAGCATCCCGAATATTATTCCTACTTTAAAGGAAAACGTCATCCCGGCAAGGCCAGTCAATGGTGCCTGACCAACCCGGAGGTTTTTGAAATAGTGGCACAAAGAATCGACGCTATTTTTAAAGCTAATCCGGATAAAAATATCATTTCCGTCAGCCAGAACGACGGGAACTACACCAATTGCACTTGTGATGATTGCAGCGCCATTGATGAGCACGAAGAGGCCTTCTCCGGAAGCCTGATTACCTTTTTAAACAAATTGGCAGTCCGCTTCCCCGACAAAGAGTTTTCTACGCTGGCCTACCTCTATACCATGAATCCCCCAAAGCACATTAAACCATTGCCCAATGTAAATATAATGCTCTGCGATATCGACTGCATGAGGGAAGTGTCGCTCACCGAAAACGAATCGGGGCGGGAGTTTATGAAAGCGATGGAAGGATGGTCCGAAATCAGCAACAATATTTTTGTATGGGATTATGGCATCAACTTCGATAACTTTGTGGCACCATTCCCCAATTTCCATATCTTGCAGGATAACATCCGTCTCTTTAAAAAACATAATGCGCAAATGCACTTTTCGCAAATTGGGGGCAGTCTTGGTGGTGATTTCCCGGAGCTTCGTGCTTATCTGGTTTCTAAGCTTATGTGGAATCCTGAGGTTGATGTCGATTCGCTGATGATACACTTTTTGGATGGCTATTACGGTGAAGCCGGGCACAATATCTATCAATATATAAAAGTGATGGAAGGCGCTCTGATTGCCAGTGGAGTGCCACTTTGGATTTACGACTCGCCTGTAACGCACAAAAACGGCATGTTGAAACCCGAGCTGATGCGCCGTTACAAAAAATTATGGGATAATGCCGAAAAAGCAGTAGCCAATAAGGAGACCTTCCTCAAGCGGGTTCAACGTTCAAGGCTACCCCTACTCTACTCCGAATTGGAAATTGCACGCACAGAAAATGAAAAAAAACTGGATGACATCAATGAGAAATTGGATTATTTTGAAAAGAAAGTAAAAGAGTTTAAGGTGCCCACACTAAACGAGCGCAATAATTCGCCGGTGGAATACTGTGAGTTATACCGCGATCGGTATATGCCCCGCGAAGAAAAAAGTCTGGCTTTGGGGGCAAAAGTGACCTACGAAATTGAACCGACCGGGAAATATAAAACAGTCGGCGAGAAAGCTTTAACCGACGGTCTGTTTGGTGGATCTACTTTTGTGGAGAGCTGGGTAGGCTGGGAAGGCATCGATGGGGCGTTTGTTGTGGATTTAGGTGAAAACAAAAATTTCCACAGTGTGGAAACAGATTTCCTCCACCAACTGGGGCAATGGATTCTTTTTCCACTACAAGTGGTTTATTCCTATTCGCAGGATGGTGAAAACTATACCCATTGGGAAACCCACGATTTGCCCGAAGACCGTTCTGTTTCGGTTAAGTTTAAAGGTGTTAAAAGTGAATCGCCCGAAGCCATACATGCCCGATACATCAAAGTAGAGGTGGTGGGAACGAAAGTGTGCCCCACCTGGCACTATGGCGTAGGTCATCCTTCATGGTTTTTTATTGATGAGGTAACAGTTTTGTAG
- a CDS encoding SusD/RagB family nutrient-binding outer membrane lipoprotein codes for MNRNNYLIYVILMVLPLFGGSLLTSCTDGFEKMNTSDVQVDPADLPFDAQFTEPMVYCYPPQQNMFQFWTNLTIDMYGGYFMTPHGNFTNADMGENRGHSGGMYENYYLHIFNNSRRLIAQSDADGNKGLAGIMRVVQSYGTLMTTDAYGPIPYSSILSGENEVYFEFDSQKQIFKSMIEDLDIAIKDISAMEADEIAKLQAFDSWCGGDTDLWVKAANTIKLRLALRLSKREPEALEAGMNLKQIATEAAANTLATVNKDILIDKNLENNMWLMFAWGDCGFNANLVTLMSGMNDPRQPLYMTKNTGDIKNEAGEVTMPEGTDYVGIRFASGLPPKGNNWANFSGWIQGDNGSSYSMPLPIMKAAEAYFLLAEAKLRWDIGSSTAQELYEQGIRVSMQNELDYRGDYAGVNNYEDGAIDDYINGTSTQIDFVDPADPALNSPALNKLSVKWDEGATKEEKLERIITQKWLALFPLSTEGWAEQRRTGYPHFFPAFVNKSGGDVNKEEGVRRVIFSGQAYDANEKGVNTGIELLNQSNTSKTGISGDKGGTRIWWDNADRGNF; via the coding sequence ATGAACAGAAATAATTATTTGATATACGTAATTTTGATGGTTCTTCCACTGTTTGGCGGAAGTCTGTTGACATCCTGTACGGATGGTTTTGAAAAAATGAACACCAGCGATGTTCAGGTAGATCCGGCCGATCTCCCGTTTGACGCCCAGTTTACTGAACCTATGGTGTATTGCTATCCACCACAGCAGAACATGTTCCAGTTTTGGACCAACCTGACGATTGATATGTACGGTGGATATTTTATGACCCCGCACGGTAACTTTACCAATGCCGATATGGGCGAAAACCGTGGACACAGTGGAGGTATGTACGAAAATTATTACCTGCATATCTTTAACAACTCACGCCGTTTAATTGCACAATCTGATGCCGACGGCAACAAAGGTCTAGCCGGTATAATGCGTGTTGTTCAATCCTACGGCACGTTGATGACTACCGATGCTTATGGCCCTATACCATATAGCTCAATTCTATCGGGCGAAAATGAAGTCTATTTTGAATTCGACAGCCAAAAACAGATTTTTAAATCCATGATCGAAGATTTGGATATTGCCATCAAGGATATTAGTGCGATGGAGGCCGATGAGATTGCAAAATTACAAGCATTTGATTCATGGTGCGGTGGTGATACAGATTTATGGGTTAAAGCTGCCAATACCATAAAATTGCGTTTAGCACTCCGCTTATCGAAAAGAGAACCCGAAGCACTGGAGGCCGGAATGAATCTGAAGCAAATAGCTACGGAAGCTGCTGCAAACACCTTGGCGACTGTGAATAAAGACATCCTCATTGACAAAAATTTGGAAAATAATATGTGGCTGATGTTCGCTTGGGGCGATTGTGGTTTTAACGCCAACTTGGTTACCCTTATGAGCGGCATGAATGATCCGCGCCAGCCATTATATATGACCAAAAATACCGGTGACATCAAAAATGAGGCAGGTGAAGTAACCATGCCGGAGGGCACCGATTATGTAGGCATCCGTTTTGCGAGCGGTTTACCGCCCAAAGGCAATAATTGGGCCAACTTCTCTGGTTGGATCCAGGGCGACAACGGTTCATCCTATTCAATGCCCCTGCCCATCATGAAAGCTGCCGAAGCTTATTTCCTGTTGGCTGAGGCCAAGTTGCGATGGGATATCGGAAGCTCCACTGCTCAGGAATTATATGAACAGGGCATTCGAGTTTCTATGCAGAATGAATTGGATTATAGAGGAGATTATGCTGGCGTGAACAATTATGAAGACGGCGCGATTGATGACTACATCAATGGAACCTCTACCCAAATTGATTTTGTAGATCCTGCTGACCCGGCATTAAACAGCCCAGCATTAAATAAACTCAGCGTTAAATGGGACGAAGGTGCTACTAAGGAAGAAAAATTGGAGCGCATTATTACTCAAAAATGGTTGGCTCTTTTCCCATTGTCAACGGAAGGATGGGCCGAACAGCGCCGTACCGGATACCCTCACTTTTTCCCAGCATTTGTAAATAAAAGCGGTGGCGATGTAAACAAAGAAGAAGGTGTTAGGCGCGTTATTTTTAGCGGACAGGCCTATGATGCCAACGAAAAAGGGGTTAACACCGGAATTGAATTGTTGAATCAGAGCAATACAAGCAAAACAGGAATTTCAGGTGATAAAGGTGGAACCCGTATATGGTGGGACAACGCCGACAGAGGTAACTTTTAA
- a CDS encoding SusC/RagA family TonB-linked outer membrane protein, which produces MKSILFSIVLIFMGASINALWAQQRVTGVVTEDGSDPLIGATVVIKGTTTGTITNIDGQYVLEANPEDVLQYSFIGMETHEEIVGDRTVINVSLSSGAFGLGEVVVTAMGIKRQSESLTYSAQTVGGKDVNDVKSVNMINSLQGKSAGLSITPNSTGAGGASKILFRGNKSISGSNQPLIVVDGVPLMMNITNDQVATNYGGERDGGDAMSTINPDDIAQITLLKGASAAALYGAVAANGAIMITTKSAQKGMVSVNVSSNTTIESAMITPEFQNSYGVSDNGTFSWGDKLTSSAPDYAKEFFKTGYTTNNSIAINGGGENMQSYFSYANVYSNGITPENDYRSHNLNAKLGFDLFNSVHVDFSSRFTNQHITNQAAAGYLWNPLTGAYLFPRGEDWNGYKAEYEVYDPERGANVQNWTNVGLQQFGNPYWMLNRQTPVTDRNRYEFGGGIQWDITPELNVLGRMRYERGEEHFVHNAYASSIGNLYPMGRMKDNRYFSDQLYGDILINYNKTFNDVTFTATVGSSFTKNKTSSVNLWGEGSKFSKPGAGNIYYPNIFTPNNYYENMSTYKKNDHWNTERRLNAVFGTAQIGYREGLFIDVTARNDWSSALAFTESMSFFYPSIGGSFLLDKFVDMGSNIDLFKIRASHSIVGNDVPVFMSNLLYSLGAQGSIAPPENAPFRTLKPEKTYSTEIGFDGVFFYNRLRTNLTYYKSNTKNQFFSVSAPYESGLRNRYVNAGNVENQGFEFSLSWLQQFNDDLSWSTSLNGAYNTNKIKELVDELPNGLTLSDFGGAKIILKEGGEYGDLYVRHIMRDDNGKPIKNNNGEPVLSGDSSEDLNYAGNMNAKFNMGWTNTFYYNDFTFSFLIDAKFGGKVISMTEAALDGWGVSKRSGEARDAGTVTIDGVEFDAEKYYRTTGNSNFNSPYAVENYIYDATNIRMREVSLGYTFRDVFGGGKNMTTSLIGRNLFFFHKDAPMDPDVSAGTGNGVQGIDMFALPTPRSFGLNLKFNF; this is translated from the coding sequence ATGAAAAGTATTCTATTTTCAATTGTTCTCATTTTTATGGGAGCAAGCATTAACGCCCTCTGGGCGCAACAAAGAGTTACCGGTGTAGTCACCGAGGATGGCTCAGACCCTTTGATTGGGGCTACAGTGGTAATTAAGGGTACTACCACTGGTACCATCACAAATATTGATGGGCAGTACGTATTGGAAGCAAATCCTGAGGACGTACTTCAGTATTCGTTTATAGGAATGGAAACGCATGAGGAAATTGTGGGTGACCGTACTGTAATTAATGTGAGTCTGTCTTCCGGTGCGTTCGGCCTTGGCGAAGTGGTCGTTACTGCAATGGGAATTAAACGGCAATCGGAATCTTTAACCTATTCAGCACAAACAGTTGGAGGAAAAGATGTGAACGACGTCAAAAGCGTTAACATGATTAACTCGCTTCAAGGTAAAAGTGCTGGATTAAGCATTACGCCTAACTCTACGGGGGCCGGTGGTGCTTCAAAAATTTTGTTTCGCGGTAATAAATCCATTAGCGGCAGCAATCAACCTTTAATAGTAGTTGACGGGGTGCCCTTGATGATGAACATTACGAATGATCAAGTTGCCACCAATTACGGAGGCGAAAGAGATGGGGGGGACGCCATGTCCACGATAAATCCCGACGACATTGCACAGATTACCTTATTGAAAGGGGCATCGGCCGCTGCACTATACGGTGCGGTAGCTGCCAACGGAGCCATAATGATCACTACTAAATCGGCTCAAAAGGGCATGGTTTCCGTAAACGTGTCCAGCAATACTACCATAGAAAGTGCGATGATTACACCGGAATTTCAAAATTCATATGGCGTGAGCGACAATGGAACATTCAGTTGGGGCGATAAGTTGACTAGCAGTGCCCCCGACTACGCTAAAGAATTTTTCAAGACAGGTTACACCACCAATAACTCCATCGCAATTAACGGAGGAGGCGAAAATATGCAATCATACTTTTCGTATGCCAATGTTTACTCAAACGGCATAACCCCTGAAAATGATTATAGGAGCCACAACTTGAATGCTAAGCTTGGTTTTGATTTATTTAATTCGGTACATGTGGATTTCTCTTCCCGATTCACCAATCAACACATTACCAATCAGGCTGCTGCCGGATATTTATGGAACCCATTGACGGGTGCCTATTTATTTCCCCGGGGCGAAGACTGGAACGGATACAAGGCAGAATATGAGGTTTACGATCCAGAGCGGGGAGCCAACGTACAGAACTGGACTAATGTGGGGCTGCAACAATTTGGAAACCCCTACTGGATGCTGAACAGACAAACTCCCGTTACCGACCGTAATCGCTACGAATTCGGGGGTGGTATCCAATGGGATATTACACCGGAACTGAACGTTTTGGGTCGTATGCGCTACGAGCGTGGTGAGGAGCATTTTGTACATAACGCATATGCTTCAAGTATTGGTAATTTGTATCCTATGGGAAGGATGAAAGACAATCGTTATTTTAGCGATCAGCTTTATGGCGATATTTTAATAAACTATAATAAAACATTTAACGATGTCACCTTTACGGCTACGGTAGGCTCCAGTTTTACCAAAAACAAAACATCTTCTGTAAATCTTTGGGGAGAAGGATCGAAATTTTCAAAGCCTGGTGCGGGAAATATCTATTATCCGAACATCTTTACTCCAAATAATTATTACGAGAATATGTCCACGTACAAAAAGAACGATCATTGGAATACGGAACGACGCCTGAACGCTGTTTTTGGAACAGCTCAAATTGGTTATCGCGAAGGTTTGTTTATTGATGTTACAGCTCGTAACGACTGGTCTTCGGCCCTGGCCTTTACCGAGAGTATGTCTTTCTTCTACCCATCGATAGGTGGTAGCTTTTTGCTGGATAAATTTGTGGACATGGGGAGCAATATCGATTTGTTCAAAATTCGTGCAAGCCATTCTATTGTAGGTAACGATGTGCCAGTTTTTATGAGTAACCTATTGTATTCCTTGGGTGCTCAGGGTTCCATTGCTCCACCCGAAAACGCACCGTTCAGGACGCTGAAACCAGAAAAAACGTATTCTACAGAAATTGGTTTTGATGGCGTATTCTTTTACAATCGATTGAGAACAAACCTCACTTATTATAAGAGTAATACTAAAAATCAGTTCTTTTCAGTTTCGGCACCTTACGAGTCTGGTTTACGCAACCGCTATGTAAATGCTGGAAATGTAGAAAACCAAGGTTTTGAGTTTAGCCTGAGCTGGTTGCAGCAGTTCAACGACGACCTGAGCTGGAGCACTAGCCTTAACGGGGCCTACAACACAAATAAAATCAAGGAATTGGTAGACGAGCTACCCAATGGTTTAACATTAAGCGATTTCGGTGGAGCCAAAATCATCCTTAAAGAGGGTGGTGAGTATGGCGATCTATACGTTCGTCATATCATGCGTGACGACAACGGCAAACCCATTAAAAATAATAACGGTGAACCTGTTTTGAGCGGAGACTCCTCAGAAGACTTGAATTATGCCGGAAATATGAATGCCAAATTTAACATGGGATGGACCAATACTTTTTATTACAACGACTTTACCTTTTCATTCCTGATAGATGCCAAATTTGGTGGTAAAGTTATCTCCATGACCGAAGCCGCATTAGATGGCTGGGGAGTTTCTAAACGAAGCGGAGAAGCTAGGGATGCCGGCACTGTTACCATCGATGGTGTAGAATTTGATGCCGAGAAATATTATAGGACTACGGGCAACAGCAATTTCAACAGCCCTTATGCCGTTGAGAACTATATTTATGATGCCACCAACATCCGCATGAGGGAGGTAAGCTTAGGTTATACGTTCCGAGATGTTTTTGGAGGAGGAAAAAACATGACCACTTCCTTGATAGGGCGTAACCTGTTCTTTTTCCATAAAGATGCGCCAATGGACCCTGATGTATCTGCTGGTACAGGCAACGGTGTGCAGGGGATAGATATGTTTGCGCTGCCTACTCCGCGTAGTTTTGGTTTAAATTTGAAATTTAACTTTTAA
- a CDS encoding glycoside hydrolase family 130 protein, with protein MISTQAIPWEERPEGCKDVMWRYSQNPIIGRYDTPTSNSIFNSAVVPYKDGFAGVFRCDNKAVQMNIHTGFSKDGINWDIEPDPIVMKAGNTQMIDSDYKYDPRVTFIEDRYWVTWCNGYHGPTIGIAYTYDFKEYFQCENAFLPFNRNGVLLPEKVNGKYCMLSRPSDNGHTAFGDIFMSYSPDMKYWGEHRPVLKVTAFEDSAWQCLKVGAGGVPIKTDEGWLMFYHGVIKTCNGFRYSMGAALLDLEQPDKVLYRTQPYLLAPAKDYELAGDVPNVIFPCASLHDEEGKVVVYYGAADTVVGIAFGRISEIIEFTKNNSI; from the coding sequence ATGATTTCAACACAAGCAATACCGTGGGAAGAACGTCCCGAAGGTTGTAAGGATGTTATGTGGCGATATTCGCAAAACCCTATTATCGGCCGTTACGATACGCCTACTTCAAACAGTATATTCAACAGCGCCGTGGTACCTTATAAAGATGGCTTTGCCGGTGTGTTCCGTTGCGACAACAAAGCGGTGCAAATGAATATCCATACCGGTTTTAGCAAGGACGGCATTAACTGGGACATTGAACCCGATCCCATTGTGATGAAAGCCGGTAATACCCAAATGATTGATTCCGATTATAAATATGATCCCCGTGTTACTTTTATTGAGGACAGATATTGGGTAACCTGGTGCAACGGTTATCATGGGCCAACCATCGGCATTGCTTATACCTACGATTTTAAGGAATACTTTCAGTGTGAAAATGCCTTTTTGCCTTTTAACCGTAACGGTGTGCTACTTCCCGAAAAAGTAAACGGTAAATACTGCATGTTGAGCCGACCCAGCGACAATGGGCATACGGCATTCGGCGATATTTTCATGAGTTACAGTCCGGATATGAAATACTGGGGCGAGCACCGTCCTGTATTAAAGGTGACCGCTTTTGAGGACAGCGCCTGGCAGTGCCTTAAAGTGGGTGCCGGCGGTGTACCCATCAAAACCGACGAGGGCTGGCTGATGTTCTATCATGGTGTTATCAAAACCTGTAATGGATTCCGTTACTCTATGGGAGCGGCATTGTTAGATCTGGAACAACCCGATAAAGTGCTGTATCGCACACAGCCTTACCTGTTGGCTCCGGCCAAGGATTACGAATTGGCAGGTGATGTGCCCAACGTTATTTTTCCCTGTGCATCGTTACACGATGAGGAAGGTAAAGTGGTGGTGTATTATGGAGCTGCCGATACAGTGGTAGGTATAGCCTTTGGCCGTATCTCCGAAATAATCGAGTTTACAAAAAATAATTCGATATAG